A region of Streptomyces deccanensis DNA encodes the following proteins:
- a CDS encoding ParA family protein: protein MGGSVHCEPEVEESESLRSDANIAGPMTDPVPGPRTESMGEDVSRETPPPMDDTPIGRAAQLAVEALGRAGEGLPRPEQTRVMVVANQKGGVGKTTTTVNLAASLALHGARVLVVDLDPQGNASTALGIDHHAEVPSIYDVLIDSKPLSEVVQPVPDVEGLFCAPATIDLAGAEIELVSLVARESRLQRAIQAYEQPLDYILIDCPPSLGLLTVNALVAGQEVLIPIQCEYYALEGLGQLLRNVDLVRGHLNPVLHVSTILLTMYDGRTRLASQVADEVRTHFGEEVLRTSIPRSVRISEAPSYGQTVLTYDPGSSGALSYLEAAREIALKGVGVGYDPTHAHIGAQNNPSVVEGIQ, encoded by the coding sequence ATGGGAGGCTCTGTTCATTGCGAGCCTGAAGTCGAGGAGAGTGAATCCTTGCGGTCCGACGCCAACATCGCGGGACCGATGACCGATCCGGTCCCCGGTCCCCGTACCGAGTCGATGGGGGAGGATGTTTCACGTGAAACACCGCCCCCGATGGACGACACTCCCATCGGTCGTGCTGCCCAGCTGGCGGTAGAGGCACTGGGCCGTGCCGGTGAGGGACTGCCTCGGCCCGAGCAGACCCGAGTCATGGTCGTCGCCAACCAGAAGGGTGGCGTCGGAAAGACCACGACGACAGTCAACCTCGCCGCTTCGCTGGCTCTGCACGGCGCCCGTGTCCTCGTGGTCGATCTCGACCCGCAGGGCAATGCGTCCACCGCGCTGGGGATCGACCATCACGCCGAGGTGCCGTCCATCTACGACGTGCTGATCGACAGCAAGCCGCTGTCGGAGGTCGTCCAGCCCGTTCCCGATGTAGAGGGTCTCTTCTGCGCCCCCGCCACGATCGATCTCGCCGGTGCGGAGATCGAGCTGGTGTCGCTGGTGGCACGAGAGAGTCGACTGCAGCGAGCCATCCAGGCCTACGAGCAGCCGCTGGACTACATCCTCATCGACTGCCCGCCCTCGCTCGGCCTCCTGACCGTGAACGCGTTGGTCGCCGGCCAGGAAGTCCTCATCCCGATCCAGTGCGAGTACTACGCGCTGGAGGGCCTCGGCCAACTGCTCCGCAATGTCGACCTGGTACGGGGGCACCTCAACCCCGTCCTCCATGTGTCGACCATCCTGCTCACCATGTATGACGGCCGGACGCGCCTGGCGTCCCAGGTCGCCGACGAGGTGCGCACCCACTTCGGCGAGGAGGTGCTGCGGACGAGCATTCCCCGCTCCGTCCGTATCTCCGAGGCGCCTAGCTATGGGCAGACGGTGCTGACTTACGATCCAGGATCGAGCGGTGCCCTCTCCTACCTTGAGGCGGCACGAGAAATCGCACTGAAGGGCGTAGGCGTCGGGTACGACCCGACGCACGCCCACATCGGTGCTCAGAACAATCCGAGTGTGGTGGAGGGGATCCAGTGA
- the rsmG gene encoding 16S rRNA (guanine(527)-N(7))-methyltransferase RsmG, with product MTEAAELPPAPEQARDVFGDRYADAVRYAELLAEAGVQRGLIGPREVPRLWERHLLNCAVLSEVVPEGVTVCDVGSGAGLPGIPLALVRDDLKITLLEPLLRRTNFLTEVVELLGLDHVTVVRGRAEEVLGTLQPVHVVTARAVAPLDRLAGWGIPLLRPYGEMLALKGDTAEEELKSAATALSKLGAVETSIHHVGEGVVDPLSTVVRVEVGESPGGVRFAAKRAKAARTGRARRRR from the coding sequence GTGACGGAGGCAGCGGAGCTCCCCCCTGCGCCCGAGCAGGCGCGCGACGTATTCGGTGATCGCTACGCGGACGCGGTCCGATACGCCGAGCTCCTGGCTGAGGCGGGAGTACAGCGCGGGCTCATCGGCCCGCGGGAGGTACCCCGTCTGTGGGAGAGGCATCTGCTGAACTGCGCGGTGCTCTCCGAGGTCGTGCCCGAGGGGGTGACGGTGTGCGACGTCGGCTCCGGTGCCGGACTGCCCGGTATCCCGCTGGCCCTGGTCCGGGACGATCTGAAGATCACGCTGCTGGAGCCCCTGCTGCGGCGCACGAACTTCCTGACCGAGGTGGTCGAACTCCTGGGTCTCGACCATGTGACGGTCGTCCGTGGCCGTGCCGAAGAGGTCCTCGGGACGCTGCAGCCGGTCCATGTGGTGACGGCGCGAGCGGTGGCCCCTCTGGACCGACTGGCCGGCTGGGGCATTCCGCTGCTGCGCCCGTACGGAGAGATGCTGGCGCTGAAGGGCGACACGGCGGAAGAGGAGCTGAAGAGCGCAGCCACCGCCCTGAGCAAGCTCGGGGCCGTGGAGACCTCCATCCACCATGTGGGCGAGGGCGTCGTCGATCCGTTGTCCACAGTTGTCCGTGTGGAGGTCGGGGAGAGCCCGGGTGGCGTGCGCTTCGCGGCGAAACGGGCGAAGGCGGCTCGGACCGGACGGGCACGGCGTCGCCGCTAG
- a CDS encoding protein jag codes for MTEGTTSAASEGGDTLTRLEQEGEIAADYLEGLLDIADLDGDIDMDVEADRASVSIISDSGSRDLSKLVGREGEVLEALQELTRLAVHRETGDRSRLMLDIAGYRAKKRAELSELGAKAAAEAKSTGEAVKLQPMTPFERKVVHDAVKSAGLRSESEGEEPQRFVVVLPA; via the coding sequence GTGACGGAAGGCACCACCTCCGCCGCCTCCGAGGGTGGCGACACCCTGACCCGCCTGGAGCAGGAGGGTGAGATCGCGGCGGACTACCTGGAAGGTCTGCTGGACATCGCCGACCTCGACGGCGACATCGACATGGACGTCGAGGCCGACCGTGCCTCTGTCTCGATCATCAGCGACTCCGGTAGCCGCGATCTGAGCAAGCTCGTCGGCCGCGAGGGCGAGGTGCTCGAGGCGCTCCAGGAGCTCACCCGCCTGGCCGTGCACCGCGAGACCGGCGACCGCAGCCGACTGATGCTGGACATCGCCGGCTACCGGGCCAAGAAGCGCGCCGAACTCTCCGAGCTCGGTGCCAAGGCGGCGGCCGAGGCCAAGAGCACGGGCGAAGCTGTGAAGCTGCAGCCGATGACGCCCTTCGAGCGCAAGGTCGTGCACGACGCGGTCAAGTCCGCCGGTCTGCGCAGCGAGTCCGAGGGCGAGGAGCCGCAGCGCTTCGTCGTCGTCCTGCCTGCCTGA
- the yidC gene encoding membrane protein insertase YidC encodes MDTIASLFSFITTPVSWVIVQFHTVYGALFGADTGWAWGLSIVSLVILIRICLIPLFVKQIKATRAMQTLQPEMKKIQERYKNDKQRQSEEMMKLYKETGTNPLSSCLPILAQSPFFFALYHVLNSIANNDTIGVINESLLQSAQKAHIFGAPLAATFTDSAAEAQALDASITTVRIVTAIMIVLMSASQFYTQRQLMTKNVDTTVKTPFMQQQKMLMYIFPIMFAVFGINFPVGVLVYWLTTNVWTMGQQMYVIHNNPTPGSKAQAAYLERLHKHVTHHGKTRGRGERAIVKAIVAKGRDRNEYERKFITGLSKEGLAAQADGTVVKSEASAVATAEDGTPTTPRRQQPKRQTKAQRQSGGTKSADDAEPKDEPTSLTKSDGPEDAKPAASAKKTAPKPGTGGRSKAQSGQRKGQQRPKSPSKK; translated from the coding sequence GTGGACACGATTGCCAGCCTCTTCAGCTTCATCACGACACCTGTCTCCTGGGTCATCGTCCAGTTCCACACGGTGTACGGCGCTCTGTTCGGCGCTGACACCGGGTGGGCCTGGGGCCTGTCCATCGTGTCCTTGGTGATCCTGATCCGTATCTGCCTGATCCCGCTCTTCGTAAAGCAGATCAAGGCGACCCGGGCGATGCAGACGCTGCAGCCCGAGATGAAGAAGATCCAGGAGCGCTACAAGAACGACAAACAGCGTCAGTCCGAAGAGATGATGAAGCTGTACAAGGAGACGGGCACCAACCCGCTCTCCTCGTGCCTTCCCATCCTGGCGCAGTCACCGTTCTTCTTCGCCCTGTACCACGTGCTCAACAGCATCGCGAACAACGACACCATCGGTGTCATCAACGAGAGCCTGCTGCAGAGCGCGCAGAAGGCGCACATCTTCGGTGCCCCGCTGGCCGCGACCTTCACGGACTCCGCCGCCGAGGCCCAGGCGCTCGACGCTTCGATCACCACGGTCCGGATCGTCACGGCCATCATGATCGTCCTGATGTCGGCGTCGCAGTTCTACACGCAGCGCCAGCTGATGACGAAGAACGTCGACACCACGGTGAAGACGCCGTTCATGCAGCAGCAGAAGATGCTGATGTACATCTTCCCGATCATGTTCGCGGTCTTCGGCATCAACTTCCCGGTCGGTGTCCTCGTCTACTGGCTGACCACCAACGTGTGGACCATGGGCCAGCAGATGTACGTCATCCACAACAACCCGACCCCGGGATCCAAGGCCCAGGCCGCCTACCTGGAGCGTCTCCACAAGCACGTCACGCACCACGGCAAGACCCGCGGCCGCGGGGAGCGCGCCATCGTCAAGGCGATCGTCGCCAAGGGCCGTGACCGCAACGAGTACGAGCGCAAGTTCATCACCGGTCTGAGCAAGGAGGGCCTCGCGGCCCAGGCCGACGGCACCGTCGTCAAGAGCGAGGCCTCGGCCGTCGCCACGGCCGAGGACGGTACGCCGACGACCCCCAGGCGCCAGCAGCCCAAGCGCCAGACCAAGGCCCAGCGCCAGTCCGGTGGGACGAAGTCCGCCGACGACGCCGAGCCGAAGGACGAGCCCACGTCCCTGACCAAGTCCGACGGGCCGGAGGACGCCAAGCCGGCGGCCTCGGCCAAGAAGACCGCGCCCAAGCCCGGCACCGGTGGTCGCAGCAAGGCTCAGTCCGGTCAGCGCAAGGGTCAGCAGCGCCCCAAGTCCCCGTCCAAGAAGTAA
- the yidD gene encoding membrane protein insertion efficiency factor YidD codes for MKYPLLALIKLYQWTISPLLGPVCKYYPSCSHYGYTAIDRHGAIKGTALTAWRILRCNPWSLGGVDHVPPRKRPRWHEMLRGAWRARKGGTSAAEPATEGNVSSGPAAETPSHAQGA; via the coding sequence ATGAAGTACCCGCTGCTGGCGCTGATCAAGCTGTACCAGTGGACGATCAGTCCACTGCTCGGGCCGGTGTGCAAGTACTACCCGTCGTGCTCCCACTACGGCTATACGGCCATCGACCGGCACGGTGCGATCAAGGGAACGGCACTCACCGCCTGGCGCATCCTGCGGTGCAATCCGTGGTCGCTCGGCGGTGTGGACCACGTCCCGCCGCGCAAGCGGCCACGGTGGCACGAGATGTTGCGTGGCGCCTGGCGTGCACGCAAGGGCGGGACCTCCGCCGCCGAACCGGCCACCGAGGGGAATGTCTCCTCGGGCCCGGCCGCAGAGACCCCGTCCCATGCCCAAGGAGCATGA
- the rnpA gene encoding ribonuclease P protein component: MLPTEHRLRRREDFATAVRRGRRAGRPLLVVHLRSGATDPHAPGESAPPTRAGFVVSKAVGGSVVRNKVKRRLRHLMRDRVALFPPGSLVVVRALPGAGDADHVQLAQDLDAAIGRLLGGGAR, from the coding sequence GTGCTGCCTACCGAGCATCGGCTGAGGCGGCGCGAGGACTTCGCGACCGCGGTACGACGAGGACGCCGGGCCGGACGCCCTCTCCTCGTCGTTCACCTACGTAGCGGTGCCACGGACCCGCACGCGCCTGGGGAGAGCGCTCCCCCGACGCGTGCGGGTTTCGTCGTGAGCAAGGCCGTCGGTGGCTCGGTGGTGCGCAACAAGGTGAAGCGCAGGCTTCGCCATCTGATGCGCGATCGAGTCGCCCTGTTCCCCCCCGGTAGCCTGGTAGTCGTACGAGCGCTGCCCGGAGCGGGTGACGCCGACCACGTACAACTGGCCCAAGACCTGGATGCCGCCATAGGGCGGCTGCTGGGAGGGGGCGCACGATGA
- the rpmH gene encoding 50S ribosomal protein L34 → MSKRTFQPNNRRRAKTHGFRLRMRTRAGRAILANRRSKGRASLSA, encoded by the coding sequence GTGAGCAAGCGCACCTTCCAGCCGAACAACCGTCGTCGCGCGAAGACCCACGGCTTCCGCCTGCGGATGCGTACCCGTGCCGGTCGCGCGATTCTCGCGAACCGCCGCAGCAAGGGTCGCGCCAGCCTGTCCGCCTGA
- the dnaA gene encoding chromosomal replication initiator protein DnaA gives MADVPADLAAVWPRVLEKLLGEGQGQGVEVKDERWIKRCQPLALVADTALLAVPNEFAKGVLEGRLAPIVSETLSRECGRPIRIAITVDSSVGEPPPPPVQHRFEEPELPSVPAQNRESYDSRDTYDSQGREARGGYEKQNPYESPNGYDSQGRPSYEGYGRHRADDRGPGRGEQGSGGPGDLLPPPRSDQSPTGRSDQLPTARPAYPSEYQRPEPGAWPRPSQDDYGWQQQRLGFPERDPYASPSSDYRSQSMDRPPYDQRSEYGSGRSDYDQPRGDYDRPGADSDYPRPDRRELPDPPPGSGHVHRGGPASSAPGPLAAQPAPAPGPGEPTARLNPKYLFDTFVIGASNRFAHAAAVAVAEAPAKAYNPLFIYGESGLGKTHLLHAIGHYARSLYPGTRVRYVSSEEFTNEFINSIRDGKGDSFRKRYREMDILLVDDIQFLADKESTQEEFFHTFNTLHNANKQIVLSSDRPPKQLVTLEDRLRNRFEWGLITDVQPPELETRIAILRKKAVQEQLNAPPEVLEFIASRISRNIRELEGALIRVTAFASLNRQPVDLGLTEIVLKDLIPGGENASPEITATAIMAATADYFGLTVEDLCGTSRGRALVTARQIAMYLCRELTDLSLPKIGAQFGNRDHTTVMHADRKIRALMAERRSIYNQVTELTNRIKNG, from the coding sequence GTGGCTGACGTACCTGCCGATCTTGCCGCAGTGTGGCCACGCGTACTGGAAAAGCTCCTGGGTGAGGGCCAGGGCCAGGGTGTCGAGGTGAAGGACGAGCGCTGGATCAAGCGCTGCCAGCCGCTCGCCCTGGTCGCGGACACGGCGCTTCTCGCCGTCCCGAACGAGTTCGCGAAGGGCGTACTCGAGGGTCGTCTCGCACCGATCGTCAGCGAGACCCTGAGCCGGGAGTGCGGCCGCCCGATCCGTATCGCGATCACCGTCGACAGCTCCGTCGGCGAGCCCCCGCCCCCGCCGGTCCAGCACCGCTTCGAGGAGCCCGAGCTCCCCTCCGTCCCGGCCCAGAACCGTGAGTCCTACGACAGCAGGGACACGTACGACAGCCAGGGGCGCGAGGCGCGCGGCGGATACGAGAAGCAGAACCCGTACGAGAGCCCGAACGGATACGACAGCCAGGGGCGCCCCTCCTATGAGGGGTACGGGCGCCACCGGGCCGACGACCGTGGCCCGGGACGCGGCGAACAGGGGAGCGGCGGGCCGGGCGACCTGTTGCCGCCCCCGCGCTCGGACCAGAGCCCCACCGGCCGCTCGGACCAGCTTCCGACCGCGCGTCCCGCGTATCCGTCCGAGTACCAGCGGCCCGAGCCGGGCGCCTGGCCGCGGCCGTCGCAGGACGACTACGGCTGGCAGCAACAGAGACTCGGATTCCCCGAACGGGACCCCTACGCCTCGCCGTCGTCGGACTACCGCTCGCAGTCGATGGACCGGCCGCCGTACGACCAGCGCTCCGAGTACGGCTCCGGACGCTCCGACTACGACCAGCCACGCGGCGACTACGACCGGCCCGGTGCCGACTCCGACTACCCGCGACCGGACCGGCGTGAACTGCCCGACCCACCGCCCGGCTCGGGGCACGTGCACCGGGGCGGGCCGGCCAGCAGCGCGCCCGGCCCGCTGGCGGCGCAGCCCGCGCCGGCCCCGGGCCCGGGTGAGCCGACCGCGCGCCTGAACCCGAAGTACCTCTTCGACACCTTCGTCATCGGCGCCTCGAACCGCTTCGCGCACGCGGCCGCGGTGGCAGTCGCCGAGGCGCCGGCCAAGGCGTACAACCCCCTGTTCATCTATGGGGAGTCGGGCCTCGGCAAGACGCACCTGCTGCACGCGATCGGGCACTACGCGCGCAGCCTCTACCCGGGCACGCGGGTGCGGTACGTGAGTTCGGAGGAGTTCACCAACGAGTTCATCAACTCCATCCGCGACGGCAAGGGCGACAGCTTCCGCAAGCGGTACCGGGAGATGGACATCCTGCTCGTGGACGACATCCAGTTCCTGGCGGACAAGGAGTCGACGCAGGAGGAGTTCTTCCACACCTTCAACACGCTCCACAACGCGAACAAGCAGATCGTGCTCTCCAGCGACCGGCCGCCCAAGCAGCTGGTGACCCTGGAGGACCGGCTGCGGAACCGTTTCGAGTGGGGTCTGATCACCGACGTCCAGCCGCCCGAACTGGAGACGCGGATCGCGATCCTGCGCAAGAAGGCGGTGCAGGAACAGCTCAACGCCCCGCCGGAGGTACTGGAGTTCATCGCGTCCCGCATCTCGCGCAACATCCGCGAGCTGGAGGGCGCGCTGATCCGGGTGACGGCGTTCGCGTCGCTCAACCGGCAGCCGGTGGATCTCGGGCTGACCGAGATCGTCCTCAAGGACCTGATCCCGGGCGGCGAGAACGCGTCCCCGGAGATCACCGCCACCGCGATCATGGCCGCGACGGCCGACTACTTCGGGCTCACGGTCGAGGACCTGTGCGGCACCTCGCGCGGCCGCGCCCTCGTCACGGCCCGCCAGATCGCGATGTATCTGTGCCGTGAGCTGACCGACCTGTCGCTGCCCAAGATCGGCGCGCAGTTCGGCAACCGCGACCACACCACCGTCATGCACGCCGACCGCAAGATCCGCGCGCTCATGGCCGAGCGACGGTCCATCTACAACCAGGTGACGGAGCTGACGAACCGCATCAAGAACGGCTGA
- the dnaN gene encoding DNA polymerase III subunit beta, whose product MKIRVERDVLAEAVAWAARSLPARPPAPVLAGLLLKAEEGQLSLSSFDYEVSARVSVETEVDEEGTVLVSGRLLADICRALPNRPVEISTDGVRATVVCGSSRFTLHTLPVEEYPALPQMPNATGTVPGEVFASAAAQVAIAAGRDDTLPVLTGVRIEIEGDTVTLASTDRYRFAVREFLWKPENPEASAVALVPAKTLLDTAKALTSGDSVILALSGSGSGEGLIGFEGAGRRTTTRLLEGDLPKYRTLFPTEFNSVAVIETAPFVEAVKRVALVAERNTPVRLSFEQGVLILEAGSSDDAQAVERVDAQLDGDDISIAFNPTFLLDGLSAIDSPVAQLSFTTSTKPALLSGKPAVDAEADEAYKYLIMPVRLSG is encoded by the coding sequence GTGAAGATCCGGGTGGAACGCGACGTACTCGCGGAGGCAGTTGCCTGGGCGGCGCGCAGCCTCCCGGCCCGTCCGCCGGCGCCGGTCCTCGCCGGCCTCCTTCTGAAGGCCGAGGAAGGCCAGCTGAGCCTCTCCAGCTTCGACTACGAGGTCTCCGCACGGGTGTCCGTGGAGACCGAGGTCGACGAGGAGGGCACGGTGCTCGTCTCCGGTCGCCTCCTCGCCGACATCTGCCGCGCCCTCCCCAACCGCCCTGTGGAGATCTCCACAGACGGTGTACGGGCGACGGTGGTCTGCGGCTCCTCGCGGTTCACGCTCCACACACTGCCTGTGGAGGAATACCCGGCGCTGCCGCAGATGCCGAACGCCACGGGCACCGTCCCGGGCGAGGTCTTCGCCTCCGCCGCCGCCCAGGTGGCCATCGCCGCCGGCCGCGACGACACGCTGCCCGTCCTCACCGGCGTGCGCATCGAGATCGAGGGCGACACGGTCACGCTGGCCTCCACCGACCGCTACCGCTTCGCGGTCCGCGAGTTCCTGTGGAAGCCGGAGAACCCCGAAGCGTCCGCGGTCGCCCTGGTGCCCGCCAAGACGCTCCTGGACACCGCCAAGGCCCTCACGAGCGGCGACAGCGTCATCCTGGCGCTCTCCGGCTCGGGCTCCGGCGAGGGCCTGATCGGTTTCGAGGGCGCGGGCCGTCGTACCACCACGCGCCTGCTGGAGGGCGACCTCCCGAAGTACCGCACGCTGTTCCCGACGGAGTTCAACAGCGTGGCCGTCATCGAGACCGCCCCCTTCGTGGAGGCCGTCAAGCGTGTCGCCCTGGTCGCCGAGCGGAACACCCCGGTGCGCCTGAGCTTCGAGCAGGGTGTGCTGATCCTGGAGGCCGGCTCCAGCGACGACGCACAGGCTGTGGAGAGGGTCGACGCCCAGCTGGACGGCGACGACATCTCGATCGCCTTCAACCCCACGTTCCTGCTGGACGGCCTGAGCGCCATCGACTCCCCGGTGGCCCAGCTGTCGTTCACGACGTCCACCAAGCCCGCGCTGCTCAGCGGCAAGCCGGCCGTGGACGCCGAGGCGGACGAGGCCTACAAGTACCTGATCATGCCGGTGCGGCTCAGCGGCTGA
- the gnd gene encoding phosphogluconate dehydrogenase (NAD(+)-dependent, decarboxylating) has translation MELGLVGLGKMGGNMRERIRRAGHTVIGYDRNPDLADIHSLEELVGKLQGPRVVWVMVPAGAATQSTIDELAELLEPGDVVVDGGNSRWTDDEKHAEELAAKGIGFVDCGVSGGVWGLENGYALMYGGDAENVAKVRPVFDALKPEGDLGAVHAGKVGAGHFAKMVHNGIEYAMMQAYAEGWELLEKVDSVTDVREVFRSWQEGTVIRSWLLDLAVNALDEDEHLDGLKGFAQDSGEGRWTVEAAIDHAVPLPAITASLFARFASRQEDSPQMKMIAALRNQFGGHAVEKK, from the coding sequence ATGGAGCTCGGTCTCGTCGGCCTCGGCAAGATGGGCGGCAACATGCGCGAGCGGATACGCCGCGCCGGCCACACCGTCATCGGATACGACCGGAACCCGGACCTCGCCGATATCCACAGCCTCGAAGAGCTTGTGGGCAAGCTCCAGGGCCCGCGGGTCGTGTGGGTGATGGTCCCGGCCGGGGCCGCCACCCAGTCAACCATCGACGAGCTGGCCGAGCTGTTGGAGCCCGGCGACGTCGTCGTGGACGGCGGGAACTCCCGCTGGACCGACGACGAGAAGCACGCCGAGGAGCTGGCGGCCAAGGGCATCGGCTTCGTCGACTGCGGTGTCTCCGGCGGCGTCTGGGGCCTGGAGAACGGCTACGCGCTGATGTACGGCGGTGACGCGGAGAACGTCGCCAAGGTACGACCGGTCTTCGACGCGCTGAAGCCCGAGGGCGACCTCGGCGCGGTGCACGCCGGCAAGGTCGGCGCCGGCCACTTCGCGAAGATGGTCCACAACGGCATCGAGTACGCGATGATGCAGGCCTACGCCGAGGGCTGGGAGCTCCTGGAGAAGGTCGACTCGGTGACGGACGTCCGCGAGGTGTTCCGTTCGTGGCAGGAGGGCACGGTCATCCGCTCCTGGCTCCTCGACCTGGCGGTGAACGCCCTCGACGAGGACGAGCACCTGGACGGGCTGAAGGGCTTCGCGCAGGACTCCGGCGAGGGCCGGTGGACCGTGGAGGCTGCCATCGACCACGCCGTGCCGCTGCCCGCGATCACGGCATCGCTCTTCGCGCGGTTCGCGTCGCGCCAGGAGGACTCGCCGCAGATGAAGATGATCGCGGCGCTGCGGAACCAGTTCGGCGGCCACGCGGTCGAGAAGAAGTAG
- the recF gene encoding DNA replication/repair protein RecF (All proteins in this family for which functions are known are DNA-binding proteins that assist the filamentation of RecA onto DNA for the initiation of recombination or recombinational repair.), which yields MHVTHLSLADFRSYARVEVPLDPGVTAFVGPNGQGKTNLVEAVGYLATLGSHRVSSDAPLVRMGADRAVIRAQVRQGERQQLVELELNPGKANRARVNRSSQVRPRDVLGIVRTVLFAPEDLALVKGDPGERRRFLDELITARAPRMAGVRSDYERVLKQRNTLLKTAALARRHGGRSMDLSTLDVWDQHLARVGAELLAQRLDLVAAIQPLADKAYEQLAPGGGPVALEYKPSSPGLVGHAREELYEQLTEALTESRKQEIERGVTLVGPHRDDVTLKLGQLPAKGYASHGESWSYALALRLASYDLLRAEGNEPVLVLDDVFAELDTRRRERLAELVAPGEQVLVTAAVDDDVPDVLTGTRYAVSGGTVERV from the coding sequence ATGCACGTCACGCACCTGTCGCTGGCCGACTTCCGCTCGTACGCCCGGGTCGAGGTCCCGCTCGACCCGGGCGTCACCGCGTTCGTGGGCCCCAACGGGCAGGGCAAGACGAACCTGGTCGAGGCCGTCGGCTATCTCGCGACCCTGGGCAGCCACCGGGTCTCGTCGGACGCGCCCCTGGTCCGCATGGGCGCCGACCGCGCGGTGATCCGGGCCCAGGTGCGGCAGGGCGAACGGCAGCAGCTGGTCGAACTGGAGCTGAACCCCGGCAAGGCCAACCGGGCCCGCGTCAACCGGTCCTCGCAGGTCAGGCCGCGCGATGTGCTCGGCATCGTACGCACGGTGCTGTTCGCGCCGGAGGACCTCGCGCTGGTCAAGGGCGACCCCGGCGAGCGGCGCCGCTTCCTCGACGAACTGATCACCGCGCGGGCCCCGCGCATGGCGGGGGTGCGCTCCGACTACGAGCGGGTCCTCAAGCAGCGCAACACCCTCCTCAAGACGGCCGCGCTGGCCCGCCGGCACGGCGGCCGTTCCATGGACCTGTCCACGCTCGACGTCTGGGACCAGCACCTCGCGCGCGTGGGCGCCGAGCTGCTCGCCCAGCGCCTCGATCTGGTCGCCGCGATCCAGCCGCTCGCCGACAAGGCGTACGAGCAGCTGGCACCCGGCGGCGGCCCGGTCGCGCTGGAGTACAAACCCTCCTCGCCCGGCCTCGTCGGTCACGCGCGCGAGGAGCTGTACGAGCAGCTGACGGAGGCCCTCACCGAGAGCCGGAAGCAGGAGATCGAGCGGGGCGTCACGCTCGTGGGACCGCATCGGGACGATGTGACCCTCAAGCTCGGTCAGCTGCCGGCCAAGGGCTACGCCTCCCACGGCGAGTCCTGGTCGTACGCCCTGGCGCTGCGGCTCGCCTCCTACGACCTGCTGAGGGCCGAGGGCAACGAGCCGGTGCTGGTCCTCGACGACGTCTTCGCCGAGTTGGACACGCGTCGGCGGGAGCGCCTGGCGGAGCTGGTCGCGCCGGGCGAGCAGGTCCTGGTGACCGCCGCGGTCGACGACGACGTACCGGACGTACTGACGGGGACGCGGTACGCCGTGTCCGGCGGGACGGTGGAGCGCGTATGA
- a CDS encoding DUF721 domain-containing protein, translated as MSGSEGTPEPPEPSGVDLARVALRAAKEAARARGEATQQQKQARRGGGLRSGARADGRDPMPLGPAINRLITERGWEAPAAVGGVMGRWPQIVGEKLAAQCVPLKYDEDERVLIVQCESPVWATEVRRLAPNLVARLNEDLGHGTVRQIKVQMPGGAPRRYGPLRAPRSSGSGDFYE; from the coding sequence ATGAGCGGATCCGAGGGAACACCCGAGCCGCCCGAGCCCTCCGGTGTGGACCTCGCGCGCGTGGCGCTGCGCGCCGCGAAGGAGGCCGCACGCGCGCGTGGCGAAGCCACCCAGCAGCAGAAGCAGGCACGGCGGGGCGGCGGGCTGCGCTCGGGCGCGCGGGCCGACGGCCGCGACCCCATGCCGCTCGGCCCTGCCATCAACCGGCTGATCACCGAGCGCGGCTGGGAGGCGCCCGCCGCGGTGGGCGGTGTGATGGGGCGCTGGCCGCAGATCGTCGGCGAGAAGCTCGCCGCTCAGTGCGTACCGCTCAAGTACGACGAGGACGAGCGTGTCCTGATCGTGCAGTGCGAGTCCCCGGTGTGGGCGACCGAGGTGCGCCGGCTCGCGCCGAACCTGGTCGCCCGGCTCAACGAGGATCTGGGACACGGCACGGTCCGGCAGATCAAGGTGCAGATGCCCGGCGGTGCTCCGCGCCGCTACGGCCCGTTGCGGGCGCCTAGAAGCAGCGGGTCCGGCGACTTCTACGAGTGA